The Lysobacter enzymogenes genome window below encodes:
- a CDS encoding phage tail protein, whose protein sequence is MTEPFIAQIQVFGFNFAPRGWAACNGATMAIQQNTALFSLLGTQYGGNGQTTFQLPNFVNRAATNQGNGPGLTPHSAGEPFGVNSVTLNLNQMPAHSHSLNVYNQPTDTKKAASPSNNNSLGSPSMNAFVASNAANAPLAPTVLQPMGGGQPHENRQPYLAMNFCIALQGVFPAFG, encoded by the coding sequence ATGACCGAACCTTTCATCGCCCAAATCCAGGTATTCGGCTTCAACTTCGCGCCGCGCGGCTGGGCCGCGTGCAACGGCGCCACGATGGCGATCCAGCAGAACACCGCGCTGTTCTCGCTGCTCGGCACCCAGTACGGCGGCAACGGCCAGACCACTTTCCAGTTGCCGAACTTCGTCAACCGCGCCGCCACCAACCAGGGCAACGGGCCCGGGCTGACGCCGCACAGCGCCGGCGAGCCGTTCGGCGTCAATTCGGTCACGCTGAACCTCAACCAGATGCCGGCGCACTCGCATTCGTTGAACGTCTACAACCAGCCCACCGACACCAAGAAGGCGGCCTCGCCGTCCAACAACAATTCGCTGGGCTCGCCGAGCATGAACGCGTTCGTGGCCTCCAACGCCGCCAACGCGCCGTTGGCCCCGACCGTGCTGCAACCGATGGGCGGCGGCCAGCCGCACGAGAACCGCCAGCCCTATCTGGCGATGAACTTCTGCATCGCGTTGCAAGGCGTGTTCCCGGCGTTCGGATGA
- a CDS encoding DUF6916 family protein — MDLLTLDHFAPHVNETYAAQINDGEVPFVLVEARALGTSPQPMAARAPFSLLFRNGSSFLFPQQIYLMRHASIGEVGIFLVPVAREREGFLYQAVFN; from the coding sequence ATGGATTTGCTGACGCTCGACCATTTCGCTCCGCACGTGAACGAAACCTACGCCGCCCAGATCAACGACGGCGAAGTGCCGTTCGTGCTGGTCGAAGCGCGCGCGCTGGGCACCAGCCCGCAGCCGATGGCGGCGCGCGCGCCGTTCTCGCTGCTGTTCCGCAACGGCTCCTCGTTCCTGTTTCCGCAGCAGATCTATCTGATGCGCCACGCCTCGATCGGCGAGGTCGGCATCTTCCTGGTCCCGGTCGCGCGCGAGCGCGAGGGCTTCCTGTACCAGGCCGTGTTCAACTGA
- a CDS encoding GNAT family N-acetyltransferase → MNMHAAIPQPPALAFPPPRAGHLDLPALLEGRGIGLRHAVDADIGWLRALYRQLRAHEFAPMGWPPQALAAFLDQQFAMQHLHYVRHYERADFLVVERDGVPAGRIYLQRNAPEHLLIDITLDAAMRGDGLGGALIRWAQDEAHARGRGMRLHVEHGNHGARRLYERLGFAVAETLPTHALMRWEADLR, encoded by the coding sequence ATGAACATGCACGCCGCGATTCCGCAGCCGCCCGCGCTGGCGTTCCCGCCGCCGCGCGCCGGCCACCTGGACCTTCCCGCGCTCCTGGAGGGGCGCGGGATCGGTTTGCGCCACGCGGTCGACGCCGACATCGGCTGGCTGCGCGCGCTGTACCGGCAACTGCGCGCGCACGAGTTCGCGCCGATGGGCTGGCCGCCGCAAGCGCTGGCGGCGTTCCTCGACCAGCAGTTCGCGATGCAGCACCTGCACTACGTGCGCCATTACGAACGCGCCGATTTCCTGGTGGTGGAACGCGACGGCGTCCCGGCCGGCCGCATCTACCTGCAGCGCAACGCGCCCGAGCACCTGTTGATCGACATCACCCTGGACGCGGCGATGCGCGGCGACGGCCTCGGCGGCGCGCTGATCCGCTGGGCCCAGGACGAGGCCCACGCGCGCGGACGCGGCATGCGCCTGCACGTGGAGCACGGCAACCACGGCGCGCGCCGTCTGTACGAGCGGCTGGGATTCGCCGTGGCCGAAACCCTGCCGACGCACGCGTTGATGCGCTGGGAAGCGGATTTGCGTTGA